One Acidiferrobacter thiooxydans DNA window includes the following coding sequences:
- a CDS encoding ABC transporter ATP-binding protein, which yields MMRTLWRILRPGERREALRIFLWMVITSGFEMLGVGVVLPVAMFLVDPRHVMAMPAVRTVERFLGISSGRDFAVALALMLLVVIGAKAVVVSRGYRRQFGFLYRLQKDLSDRLLAGYMAAPYAFHLTRNSTDLLKNVRGEIPVLTDGVLLPGLQLISELVVSLAVFGLLMAVSPGLTLGIGIVLGAAFAVVFRATRMRSERLGRARQDALTSMFRHAATGLSAIKDLTVLDRQDRLLSQHEQATRRYSEASAAQMVTVHMPRLAIEGLAFAGLIGILLYAEWILRRPQAAIPLMAMYAMAVFRLMPSLTKMLNAAMSIRFNRATIAIVAQALTEVAPTGDEETASVALPFSREITLCNFSYSYPGSARHALEGVDLTIAKGSAVAFVGPSGAGKSTLADVLLGLLQGNGDVLVDGEPLAPGAMKAWRRQIGYVPQQVYLADDTVAANVAFGVAEHEIDRKAVMRALTTAQLMHFVAELPAGIDTEIGDRGARLSGGQRQRLGIARALYHDPAILVLDEATSALDGPTETDLVAAITALARHKTLIVIAHRLSTVACCDQVVLLEGGRVVARGVFAELARQHAFFQGGGPLAASSVA from the coding sequence ATGATGAGGACGTTATGGCGAATCTTGCGACCCGGCGAGCGCCGCGAGGCGCTCAGGATTTTCCTGTGGATGGTGATCACGTCGGGTTTTGAGATGCTGGGTGTGGGTGTGGTCTTGCCGGTGGCGATGTTCCTCGTCGACCCGCGCCACGTCATGGCCATGCCCGCCGTGCGTACGGTCGAGCGGTTTCTCGGGATCTCGTCGGGACGGGATTTCGCGGTAGCGCTCGCGCTCATGCTGCTTGTGGTCATAGGGGCCAAGGCGGTGGTCGTTTCGCGTGGCTACCGCCGCCAGTTCGGCTTCCTTTACCGCCTGCAAAAGGACCTTTCCGACCGCCTGCTCGCAGGCTACATGGCCGCGCCCTACGCCTTTCATTTGACGCGTAATAGTACCGATCTTTTGAAGAATGTGCGGGGCGAGATCCCGGTCCTGACCGACGGGGTCTTGTTGCCGGGCCTGCAGCTTATAAGTGAGCTTGTGGTGTCGCTGGCCGTGTTCGGGCTTTTGATGGCGGTGAGTCCGGGCCTTACGCTTGGTATCGGCATAGTCCTGGGTGCGGCGTTCGCGGTCGTATTCCGCGCCACCCGCATGCGCAGCGAGCGCCTTGGGCGTGCCCGCCAGGACGCGCTGACGTCGATGTTCCGGCACGCGGCGACCGGTCTTTCGGCGATCAAGGATCTCACGGTCCTTGATCGCCAGGACCGGCTCTTGTCGCAGCACGAGCAGGCCACGCGCCGTTACAGCGAGGCGAGTGCGGCACAGATGGTCACCGTGCACATGCCGCGGCTTGCCATCGAAGGGCTGGCGTTTGCCGGCCTGATCGGCATCCTTTTGTATGCGGAGTGGATCCTGCGCCGGCCGCAGGCCGCCATTCCGCTCATGGCCATGTACGCCATGGCGGTGTTCCGGCTCATGCCATCACTGACCAAGATGCTGAATGCGGCGATGTCCATACGCTTCAACCGCGCGACCATCGCCATCGTCGCGCAAGCGCTCACCGAGGTCGCGCCGACCGGGGACGAGGAGACCGCTTCCGTGGCCTTGCCCTTCAGCCGCGAGATCACGCTGTGCAACTTCAGTTATTCCTATCCGGGCAGCGCCCGTCACGCGCTCGAGGGCGTTGATCTCACCATCGCCAAGGGTTCGGCAGTGGCCTTCGTGGGGCCGTCGGGGGCCGGCAAGAGCACGCTGGCAGACGTCCTTCTGGGGCTATTGCAGGGTAATGGCGATGTGCTCGTAGACGGCGAGCCGTTGGCTCCGGGGGCCATGAAGGCGTGGCGCCGGCAGATCGGCTATGTGCCGCAGCAGGTCTATCTTGCCGACGATACGGTCGCCGCCAATGTCGCGTTCGGTGTCGCCGAACACGAGATCGATCGCAAGGCGGTGATGCGTGCGTTGACGACGGCGCAACTCATGCATTTCGTAGCCGAGCTCCCCGCTGGCATCGATACCGAAATCGGTGATCGCGGCGCGCGGTTGTCGGGTGGCCAGCGCCAGCGCCTTGGCATCGCCCGGGCCCTGTACCACGATCCGGCCATCCTCGTCCTAGACGAGGCCACCTCGGCCCTCGACGGACCCACCGAGACCGATCTCGTCGCCGCGATCACGGCGCTTGCCAGGCACAAGACCCTGATCGTGATTGCGCACCGTCTGAGCACGGTGGCGTGTTGTGATCAGGTCGTGCTGCTCGAGGGCGGGCGGGTCGTGGCGCGCGGGGTATTCGCGGAACTTGCGCGCCAGCATGCGTTTTTTCAAGGGGGCGGGCCACTGGCCGCGAGCTCGGTGGCATGA
- a CDS encoding glycosyltransferase, which yields MNPQAVSAVPRIVVSVVSHGQGALIAHLFSDIAAVCRTPVHVVLTVNRPETLPDLASPFPVTVVRNAAVRGFGANHNAAATVVPSDIFCVVNPDVRLRHDPFPPLIARLESQDVGVAVPLVVGSTGEAQDSLRSWPTPLGAVRRLIAGARPADRGDDWAAGMFMAFRTATFRAIGGFDPGYHLYYEDCDLCCRLRLAGLRVAVAPDAVIIHDGQRTSHRRPRYLLWHVQSALRFFRSAGYRRLRARRARSL from the coding sequence GTGAATCCGCAGGCTGTCAGCGCCGTGCCGCGTATCGTGGTGTCGGTGGTGAGTCATGGGCAAGGCGCGCTCATCGCGCACCTTTTCTCGGATATCGCGGCCGTGTGCCGCACGCCCGTGCACGTGGTGTTGACCGTCAACCGGCCCGAGACCCTTCCGGATCTCGCGTCTCCGTTTCCTGTCACGGTCGTGCGCAATGCCGCCGTGCGCGGGTTTGGCGCCAACCACAACGCCGCCGCCACGGTGGTACCCTCCGATATCTTTTGTGTCGTGAATCCTGACGTGCGCCTGAGGCATGATCCCTTTCCGCCCCTGATAGCGCGGCTTGAGAGTCAAGACGTGGGGGTGGCGGTGCCGCTCGTGGTCGGGAGCACGGGCGAGGCGCAAGACAGCCTGCGATCCTGGCCGACGCCGCTTGGCGCGGTACGCCGGCTCATCGCCGGGGCGCGGCCGGCAGATAGGGGTGATGACTGGGCGGCGGGGATGTTCATGGCGTTCAGGACTGCGACCTTCCGGGCGATCGGCGGCTTCGATCCCGGCTACCATCTCTATTATGAGGATTGCGATCTGTGCTGCCGGCTGCGGCTCGCCGGCCTGCGCGTGGCCGTGGCGCCGGATGCGGTGATCATTCATGACGGTCAGCGCACCTCTCACCGTCGCCCACGCTATCTCCTGTGGCATGTACAGAGCGCGCTGCGCTTCTTTCGATCGGCCGGCTATCGGCGGTTGCGCGCGCGCCGCGCACGGTCCCTGTGA
- a CDS encoding NAD-dependent epimerase/dehydratase family protein, translating to MRVLVTGARGFIGTALVPALEAAGHTVRGVGRGARPAVKDWWQADLTVPESLAGVCDACEAVIHLAGVAHTRAGAHEHEAVTVAGTRALIAEARAAHVAQFLFVSSIKVECARDAYAESRRMGEDMVRACGLPSVVIVRPALVYGPGMRGNLNRLVQMADLSWPLPIPRGGARRSLVHCEDLARVLVALLAHRARDALYTVTDGASYTMRDIYDLMRAALGRPAARYALPEGIVPAVARFGDWMTRLTGRRWPWNSDGLAPLLASCTSDDRRVWADLGMVPGYTLASGIAAMVAARGARL from the coding sequence ATGCGCGTACTCGTGACCGGGGCCCGCGGCTTCATCGGCACGGCCCTGGTTCCGGCCCTGGAGGCCGCCGGTCATACCGTGCGCGGCGTGGGACGGGGCGCACGCCCAGCGGTGAAGGACTGGTGGCAGGCGGATCTTACCGTGCCGGAGTCGCTGGCGGGCGTGTGCGATGCCTGCGAGGCCGTCATCCATCTCGCGGGGGTCGCCCATACCCGTGCCGGTGCCCACGAGCACGAGGCGGTGACCGTCGCCGGCACCCGGGCGCTCATCGCCGAGGCCCGCGCGGCGCATGTCGCGCAATTCCTGTTCGTGAGCAGCATCAAGGTGGAATGCGCGCGCGACGCCTACGCCGAGAGCCGCCGCATGGGCGAGGACATGGTGCGCGCCTGCGGCCTGCCATCGGTGGTGATCGTGCGCCCGGCGCTCGTTTATGGCCCTGGTATGCGCGGTAACCTTAACCGGCTGGTGCAGATGGCAGATCTTTCCTGGCCCCTGCCGATCCCACGCGGGGGTGCGCGCCGCAGTCTCGTACATTGTGAGGACCTTGCGCGCGTGCTGGTGGCGTTGTTGGCGCATCGCGCGCGCGATGCCCTATATACCGTGACCGACGGCGCCTCCTACACCATGCGTGATATCTATGATCTCATGAGGGCCGCCCTCGGCCGCCCCGCGGCGCGTTATGCCCTGCCCGAAGGCATCGTGCCGGCCGTGGCGCGGTTCGGCGATTGGATGACGCGCTTGACCGGCCGCCGATGGCCATGGAACAGTGACGGACTTGCGCCGCTGCTCGCATCGTGCACGAGCGACGACCGGCGTGTGTGGGCAGACCTCGGCATGGTCCCGGGTTATACGCTGGCGTCGGGCATCGCCGCGATGGTGGCGGCGCGCGGGGCGCGGTTGTGA